One window of the Spea bombifrons isolate aSpeBom1 chromosome 8, aSpeBom1.2.pri, whole genome shotgun sequence genome contains the following:
- the LOC128503384 gene encoding leucine-rich repeat neuronal protein 1-like produces MTRGPSWTKLSLCLIVLQSQFLCYLGFCPPQCVCETRPWFTPQSVYHEAKTVDCNDLLLTHIPENLSIDTQVLLLQSNKISRLGWELQELTNLTELDLSQNHFQSIEDLSVSNLSHLITLYLEENQLTELPDYCLKDLENLEELYINHNQISFIGPRAFSGLGKLLRLHLNANRLSVIVRRWFEDLPNLEILMVGENPVTSLQNLNFQPLGRLHSLVLAGMELEHIPENAFFGLDYLESLSFFDNRLTEVPKEALKNLNLLKFLDLNKNLIRRIGNGDFKNMLHLEELSLNSMEELERVDSGSFQNLPELIKLEICNNPRLTHLDPEAFGPNVGSLKTLLLNNNRLAMVPLKVFQSLPGLAEISLYSNPLRCDCQNNWKALSSLRLVEAQATLCTSPPLVSGHLFLEIQGQAWLSRCPPLIDAHSFPSQLYLSKHQVVTLTCHASGHPQPEIYWVTPHGERISGATGRVRIHPEGSLQIMDAIEEDSGSYMCQIWNSDGTDSKSVVVYINGTQEQEPMTLLMVSKKVHSSFVVVEWKMLSGSGMAPSVLAPVQWSSATMRIHNPHISYTAKVPLEIQEYNLTHLQPATKYEVCLTVSSVSRPSQQSCLNVTTKDASFSMEVVGKPVSIALSAALASLVAGLCMAAIIVYVGHHLRHKSCGHSLKKYMQRASFIPLNEFYPPLISLWDGEVEKERESSLEQPNLVPPEDDKTFPAAAQIDTSKTYMWQP; encoded by the coding sequence ATGACCCGAGGACCTTCCTGGACCAAACTGTCCCTCTGTTTGATTGTGTTACAATCGCAATTCCTCTGTTATCTTGGATTCTGTCcaccccaatgtgtgtgtgagacaagGCCCTGGTTTACGCCACAGTCGGTCTACCACGAGGCCAAGACAGTTGACTGCAATgatctcctcctcactcatatTCCAGAAAACCTTTCCATTGACACCCAAGTCTTACTGCTTCAAAGTAATAAGATCTCGCGCTTAGGGTGGGAGCTCCAGGAACTGACTAACCTGACTGAGCTGGATCTGTCACAGAATCACTTTCAAAGCATCGAAGACCTGAGCGTGTCCAACCTTTCTCATCTTATTACGCTTTATTTGGAGGAGAATCAACTGACTGAGCTTCCGGACTACTGCTTGAAGGATCTGGAAAACCTTGAGGAACTATACATTAACCATAATCAAATCAGTTTTATTGGTCCTCGTGCCTTCTCTGGCTTGGGAAAACTTTTAAGACTTCATCTAAATGCCAATCGTCTAAGTGTGATAGTTCGAAGGTGGTTCGAAGATCTACCAAACCTGGAGATACTGATGGTAGGGGAAAATCCGGTGACATCACTTCAAAACTTGAACTTTCAACCGCTGGGGAGACTACATAGTCTGGTTTTGGCTGGAATGGAGCTGGAACACATTCCAGAGAACGCGTTTTTTGGACTGGATTATCTGGAGAGTCTGTCATTCTTTGATAATCGATTAACAGAAGTTCCCAAGGAAGCTCTAAAAAATCTAAACTTGTTGAAGTTCTTGGACCTCAACAAAAATCTCATTAGAAGGATTGGAAATGGTGACTTCAAGAACATGCTGCACCTGGAGGAACTAAGCCTCAATTCAATGGAGGAATTGGAACGTGTGGATTCCGGCTCCTTCCAGAACCTACCTGAGCTCATAAAGCTAGAAATCTGCAATAATCCCAGATTAACACACCTGGACCCTGAGGCATTTGGTCCAAATGTGGGCTCCCTGAAGACTTTACTTCTCAATAATAATCGACTCGCCATGGTGCCTCTAAAAGTATTTCAGTCGCTCCCAGGGCTCGCTGAGATTAGTTTATATAGCAACCCTCTCCGCTGTGATTGCCAAAATAACTGGAAAGCTCTTTCCTCCCTAAGACTGGTGGAAGCGCAGGCCACCCTGTGTACAAGCCCACCGTTGGTCAGTGGACACCTGTTCCTGGAAATCCAGGGCCAAGCGTGGTTAAGCAGATGCCCACCCTTAATAGATGCACACTCGTTTCCTTCTCAGCTTTACCTCTCCAAGCACCAAGTTGTAACCCTCACTTGCCATGCTAGTGGCCATCCACAGCCAGAGATTTACTGGGTGACCCCACATGGAGAAAGAATATCTGGGGCCACTGGTAGAGTCAGAATCCATCCAGAAGGATCATTGCAGATCATGGATGCTATAGAAGAAGACTCTGGGTCCTATATGTGCCAGATATGGAACTCAGATGGAACTGACAGCAAGAGCGTGGTGGTCTACATTAACGGCACTCAGGAGCAGGAGCCGATGACCCTTCTGATGGTCTCAAAGAAGGTGCATTCGAGTTTTGTGGTGGTGGAGTGGAAAATGCTGAGTGGGTCAGGAATGGCACCAAGTGTCCTTGCCCCAGTTCAGTGGTCCTCAGCAACAATGAGAATACACAACCCACATATCAGTTACACGGCCAAGGTCCCCCTGGAGATACAAGAATATAATCTAACACACCTTCAGCCGGCCACCAAGTATGAGGTGTGCCTCACTGTTTCTTCTGTATCCCGGCCAAGCCAACAGTCGTGCCTCAATGTCACCACTAAAGATGCTTCTTTTTCTATGGAGGTGGTGGGCAAGCCAGTGAGCATCGCCCTCTCTGCTGCCCTCGCTTCCCTAGTTGCAGGATTATGCATGGCCGCAATTATCGTATATGTGGGACACCACCTCCGGCACAAAAGCTGTGGACACTCGCTTAAGAAGTACATGCAAAGGGCCTCCTTCATTCCACTCAATGAGTTTTACCCTCCGCTCATCAGCCTTTGGGACGGAGAggtggaaaaagaaagagagagcagCTTGGAGCAGCCAAATTTGGTTCCACCTGAAGATGACAAGACGTTCCCTGCTGCAGCCCAAATCGACACCTCAAAGACTTACATGTGGCAGCCTTGA
- the CFP gene encoding properdin: protein MFRRVLLLIAGGLLTLRSAGSESVLCYGDSDEDPGSCSSYLGEGVSEEDCCLNIKYSFRRDAQGPCQACRPAQWTEWGAWSACSVSCKEGIRSRRRSCIGQGDCNGSNLEVQACSLQDCCPEDGEWSPWSPWSSCSVSCESGTMERSRECNNPPPLCGGTCGGQKKETAVCNTRQICPTHGSWGNWGPWGSCSSPCIREGSGDVATQERQRECNSPPPSTIPRGRPCTGDQGQSQECKGLPSCPVDGGWSEWRVVSECSVTCGVGQNKEERVCDNPPPRHGGKDCAGSPTRHTLCNTKIVCPIDGQWSEWQEWTECSRLTEKISCTKRAGVQNRRRECQGVVSSGKWCEGPYRESRHCYNVKGCILKSQWSEWSEWGLCSSPCGRSERTRARVCEPIYPEYPDFVDTATKSVEVFFSGSPRIKCPAIDGQTLKVEEKKECQNVPEC from the exons atgttccgCCGCGTGCTGCTGCTGATCGCTGGGGGTCTCCTAACTCTGCGGAGTGCAG GATCGGAGAGCGTCCTCTGCTATGGAGACTCGGACGAGGATCCGGGGTCCTGCTCCTCGTACCTCGGGGAGGGAGTGAGTGAAGAGGACTGCTGTCTGAACATTAAATACAGCTTCAGGCGTGATGCCCAGGGCCCCTGCCAGGCCTGCCG GCCAGCTCAGTGGACAGAGTGGGGTGCGTGGAGTGCATGCTCAGTTTCATGTAAAGAAGGAATCCGCAGCAGACGCAGGTCCTGCATTGGGCAGGGAGACTGCAATGGGAGCAATTTGGAGGTGCAGGCGTGCTCTTTACAAGACTGCTGCCCAG AGGATGGTGAGTGGTCGCCGTGGTCTCCGTGGTCATCCTGTTCCGTCAGTTGTGAAAGCGGCACGATGGAGAGGAGCAGGGAGTGCAACAACCCACCCCCGCTGTGCGGAGGAACCTGCGGAGGACAGAAGAAAGAGACGGCTGTGTGCAACACTCGCCAAATCTGCCCCA CTCACGGCTCCTGGGGAAATTGGGGGCCGTGGGGGTCTTGTTCCTCCCCCTGTATCAGAGAGGGCTCTGGAGACGTCGCTACCCAGGAGCGCCAGCGAGAATGTAACAGCCCCCCGCCATCCACCATCCCCCGCGGGAGACCCTGCACCGGGGACCAGGGGCAGTCGCAAGAATGTAAAGGTCTACCCTCCTGTCCAG TGGATGGTGGCTGGAGTGAGTGGAGGGTGGTCTCCGAGTGCTCCGTCACCTGCGGAGTCGGGCAGAATAAAGAAGAAAGAGTTTGTGACAACCCTCCACCCCGACATGGCGGCAAAGACTGCGCGGGGTCTCCAACAAGACACACTCTGTGCAACACAAAGATCGTGTGTCCAA TTGACGGTCAGTGGTCGGAGTGGCAGGAATGGACGGAGTGCAGCCGGCTGACGGAAAAAATCAGCTGCACCAAGCGGGCCGGGGTGCAGAACCGGCGGCGCGAGTGCCAGGGCGTCGTATCCAGCGGCAAATGGTGTGAAGGACCCTACCGGGAGAGCCGGCACTGCTACAACGTCAAGGGCTGCATCC TGAAGAGCCAGTGGTCAGAGTGGAGCGAGTGGGGTTTGTGTTCTTCTCCCTGCGGACGTTCTGAAAGGACGAGGGCGAGGGTGTGTGAGCCGATATACCCCGAATACCC ggaTTTTGTTGACACGGCGACCAAATCAGTGGAAGTTTTCTTCTCCGGATCTCCAAGAATTAAGTGTCCAGCTATCGATGGGCAGACCCTGAAGGTGGAGGAGAAAAAAGAGTGTCAGAATGTGCCTGAGTGCTGA